CTTCCCTGCAATTCACATGTATGTTAATATTACTAAAGTTACATAACAGTTATTGTCCTTGAAAATCGATCGCAAAGGAAGTGACACTGGATTCATGGAGTCACTTGAAACTACTGCAGGGGTAAAAAGCTCCACTGAGGGTCAGGACAGAAATGCTGCACAGAAAAAATGCACATCGGAGGTTGCACAGAGTAGGCGGAGACCACCAGTCGAATTGGAAGCCAAAGGGTGGCACCAACAACTAGAAGAAGCTCAGAGCAAAGATACGTGTGGTTTCAAAGAAATGTCTGACTCAGGGAAATCACTGCAATTAGAAGATCAGCACCCTCAAGCCCAGTCCACAAGCCATCCAGACTATGAGGTATCTTCATACCCACTACAGTCCACAAAGCAGTTTTCTAGTGGCAGACAGAAAGCTTCTACACAGCCCCCAGCACCCACATCTCACAGGAAGTCCCCCAGTTCACCTGAAGTCCAACAACAATGTTCAAATTCAGGGATGGATCCACTTACAGAAACGGTGTGCAAGGTGGAACAGAAACCACAAAAGCCTGGGAAGTATGTTTGCGATTACTGCGGAAGGGCATGTGCCAAACCCAGCGTGCTCAAGAAACATATTCGCTCGCACACAGGGGAACGACCCTACCCGTGTGTTCCCTGTGGGTTCTCCTTCAAAACCAAGAGTAATTTGTACAAACACAGAAAGTCTCATGCTCACTCAGTCAAAGCTGGAACGGTGCCATTCTCAGAACTCGGTTCGTACAATGCCAATACAGACCAAGGGTCTTTTGAAGGGGAAGGAGAGCTGTTCTCTGATGCTGAGCAAAGCACAGACACGGACGAGGACACTCTTAATgacccgctgctgctgctggactcTCCAATGGAGGGATCAGATAACACTGCTGTAAAAGTACTAAATCTCATTGCTCAGAAAAAGGGAGCCACGTCAATGTCAGCTCAGGATGGTTCATCCCAACCCCAAGAAATCAATGCACCTTCTGCTGCTGCCGAGGCTAGTCGTGCAATTCAATCTTGCACAATCAAACAGAGGCTGGCACTCCGGCTGTCTGAAAAAAGAAGCAGTGACTCTGACCACAATCTGTCCCTCCCAAGTCAGTCTAGCAAGGGCAGCACGGACTCCGGGTACTTCTCTCGCTCTGAGAGTGCCGAGCACCAGACCGGCCCTCCGAACACTAACGCAAAGTCCTACCAAGAAATTATGTTTGGAAAGTGTTATCGGCCAAGCCCTAAGCAGGCAACAGCTTTTGCAGCTTGTAGCACAGACACGAGTGAATATACCGGCAAACGGTCAGAGAAAGGCGTCTCCCGTGTTTTCACCCAAGAAAAAGACACAGTTGAATCaatcaaaataaacacaaaatcgTTCACAAGGGAAGAGGTAAAAGAACCCCTATTAGATGCTGGCTCTGATGTGGGGCCTCTGATCAGAAGCAACTCAATGCCAACATCCTCAGCAGTCTGTCTGACTATGCCTCAAGCACTCAGAGGCAGTCACTCGTTTGATGAGAGAACAAGCACCGGCGGCATGAGGAGACTCAGGCGGCAAGCCGCTTTCGAACTATCCGCGCAAGATGGCCATACTGACACTGACAGTCACGGAAAGATTAGTGAGAGTGGCATTTCACCCTCAGGACTGGAAATGGAAAACTACCCTTCTGTGGTGCCTAGTATGAGCCATCAGAGGCATGCGATGGAATTGGCGACGCGCAAGCGTCGGAAGGAAAAAAGGGAAGAGGAGGATTTGTCGGGTCAATACGAAGGCCATCATGAACCGTGCGAGGAGATGTTTGATTCAAGCAAGGACTATGATGTAAAACAAGGCGCACTGGGCATTATGGCTTTACGGAAAGGCCATTCACAGATGGACAGGTGTGACATGGACATATCGGTGTGCCCTGAGGTGTCTGCTCGAAAAAACTTAGGGAATGTAATTTCAGTTATCCAGCACACAAACTCAATAAACAGGCCTTACTCTGAACATTCAGAATCTTACAAATATCAAGCTATGGAGGCGTCTGAATCATATGAGATGGAGCGAAGTGACAGTAGATTAAGGCAGTCGGTTCAATTGGGGCCCAAGCTCGTGCGGCAGTCTAACATACAAGTCCCAGAAATTAGAGTCACAGTAGAGCCTGACAGTCCAGAAAAAGCTCCTGAGGTGCAGGTGAAGGAGCCAGAGAAGCACGTGGAGGAGTTTCAGTGGCCTCAAAGGAGTGAAACTTTAGCACAATTCCCTCCGGAAAAACTCCctccaaagaaaaaaaggctACGCTTAGCTGATATTGAGCACTCCTCTGGTGAATCTAGCTTTGAGTCCGCCTGCACTAGCTTGTCCCGCAGCCCCAGTCAAGACAGCAACTTATCTTACAGCTCCACCTTATCGTTTGACAGGGAAGAGAGCTTGAAGTCAGTCTCTCCAGCCAGGCAGGATGAATTTGGCAAACCATTAGAGTTGTTAGCTGTGCCAGGGAGTGGGCACTCCCTCTCAGTGCTCAACCAGCGTCAACAACATGAAATGAGACGCTCCTCCTCAGAGCAGGCGCCGTGTAACTTGCGCAAGGAGTTCCCAGAGGTGCGCAGCATATCATTTGACTATGGCAGTCTTTCTCCAACATCCAGAGTTAGACACGTGGACATAAACTCTGTGAAAGAGAGAAGGAGGGGAAACTTAGTGCGGCAGGAGTCACTGAATATGGATAGCGAAGTAACACAAGTCCCATCACAAGTGTTTCCACAGTATCTCAGCAGCATCTCCCCTTCATTCACTGCCGCCACTATCCTGCCGCAGACTTTGCCAATATTTTCAGCTGGGAGTACATTTCCTCAGCTTGCACATCCGAGCCTGATGGTTCCCGTAAGAATTCAGACTCATGTTCCATCCTACGGTAGTATCACATACACCTCAGTGTCGCAGATTTTTGAGAATCAGTATGACAGTGTTAGCTCCGCCACGTCCACCCTTCAGAGTCAGAGTTCAAGAATTTCTGGGAATCTCGATTCTCATAACGTATCGGCTCATACAAAACCACCTACAACACACACCCTCAATGTTGAGGCCCTTGATTTGTCATCAGCCAAGCTCAAGACAGGCATCCCTCTCTCTCTGACCTCCAGAACTATCTCAACCACTAATGCCTCCAGTGGTGGCGCAAACAAACGGATGCTATCCCCTGCCAGCAGCCTGGACCTATTCATGGAGGTCAAGCAGCAAAAGCGTGTGAAAGAGGAGAGGATGTTTGGGCAGATTGTAGAGGAGCTGAGTGCAGTGGAGTTGGGAAAATGTAATTTGAGTGAAGAGAAGGGGCATAGGTCAGGGATGCAGGGTGCACCAACACCTCATGCTCAGAATGACTCACGCAGGAGTAAATTTATCACACTTCAGCAAAAAGAGGCTGAGGCCACGGACCACGGCGCAGAGTCAGTTATGGAAAGCAGCTCCATGGATGCAAGCTCGCCTCCTTACGCCATGATATCAGTCAGTGAAGTGAAAGAAGCTGGCACGGAGAAACGAGTGCAGATGGATATAGTGGCACAGCTGGTAACCAGTCAAGACATCCTGATGTCAGACTCTGAGCATTCAGGACTGTTATCTCAGTTTCCAAGTCTTCGCACGACGACAGGTGTGAGCTGGTGTTATCTCAATTACACCACGCCGAGCTGCTCTCACAGCACCGCCCCTTTCTCATCTGTGTACGCCACCTGGCGTGTGAGTTCCCATAACCCGAACCCTCTTGAAGTGAGCACCAGCGCTGCTCTGGCTTTGCTGCAGTCCAGACAGAGGGGAGACAAGGTTATATACACCATGGCTGCCATGTGCCAGCCTGGTACAGGGAAACTGGTCTCATCACTCATCCTGTGGAGGCAGACCATGGAACAGGTAAGAAAATGATCCTGTCTTTGGATCAAAAGCATACTGGTGTTTTAAACACCTGTTGAGATATTGAATTAAAGCCTTAtttattgtatatcttatatcaGTAATCACTGATATAATCAGGAATAATTGTGAGAAGATAACTTTAAAATGCAGAAAGTTTTAAGGATCTTAATACCCAGAATTTGGCAAACTGCACACTTTAATCAACCGACAGAAGGTTTCCTTGGAAAGATCCTGGAACGAGCATTTGCTTGGTGCTGATAATGATATTTAACTATGAATCGCCAAATggtcttgatttaaaaaaaatatgtcttGGAGATGAAAATACCAGACATTATAATTATATTAAGGTAATTGTTAAGTCCAAATCTTGGTACTTTTCTCCACTGTGCTCAGTGGATAAAAAGCATAAAATTTAACACTAAGATCAGAGTTACCTGTGCTGGGTTTTTCCCCAGCAGTGGCATAGTTCATGTTTGCAAAACATGCTGTGCAATGCCATGTGTGACATACAATATTGGTGGGATCGCGTTGCACTGTCGATATGGTGTCCACTTAAAAAGGATGTTAACACAATGTTTGTTCATCTGATTCAGCTGCAGAGGAAACCGGAGCCCAAAGAGGTGGACGTCACCTACGGGAAGAAGGTGAAAGACATCAGCTGCAGAGTGAAAACTGCCAAAGAAGAGTGGAAAGAGAGGGAGGCTGCCACAACCCAGACTGTGCCAACACGAATTAAGATCTTTGAAGGAGGGTCAGTCGAGATATTATTTACCATTACACTTGTCACTTCTGCTGACTGCATATGCAGCGGATATATTAGAGTGCTAGTATGTGAAGTATCTGTTGGCCCATGCTCTTTTTGCAGTTTACGACTGTGCTTTTTGTGCATTTCTTTATTAGAAATGAATCTCTCTCTTTCAGGTACAAATCCAATGAAGACTATGTATATGTTAGAGGTCGAGGCCGGGGTAAATACATATGTGAGGAGTGTGGTATACGTTGTAAGAAGCCAAGCATGCTGAAAAAACATATCAGGACCCATACGGACGTGCGGCCGTATATCTGCAGGGTTTGcaactttgcttttaaaactaaaggtaagcattttttttcttacagagTAGTGAGTTATTGTAGCTGTAGCAGTGATAAAAAAAGTTGTAAGATTAACTTTTTTTAAGCATCTGAAATGTACGAAAGTTCACTTTCTGTTGTGTTTAATTTCAACAAATTTGCCTTATTTCTACAGGAAACCTAACTAAACACATGAAGTCAAAAGCGCACATGAAGAAGTGTCTTGAACTGGGAGTTTCAGTGACGATGGATGAGACAGAGATACAGGAACATGGTAAGACTGGGATGTATGTAAGTGTTGTAGATATGCCCAGCTGTCAGTGCAACAAATCCAGCTAAACTAATGTGTTTCTCATTTCAAGTGGACGACATGCAACAAAAGTCCAAGACAGAGGTGGCTGCGACGACCAAACATCAGTTCTCAGACGCCGAGGACTCCGACGGCATGGATGAAGAAGCTGATGAAATTGATGAAGATGACGATGAGGACGATGAATACGAGGGTGATTCCACTCCGAAGTTACATTCAAGAAGCACGAGTCCTCAGCCGTGTGGAGTTACCTCTCTGTCAGTTACAGCCACTGCTGCCATCCACGGCTGCTCCCTCGCATCTCTGCCCGGAGTCGATGTCAATCAGCAACCCTCCGGTAGACGTACGAGCTTGGATCATCGTCCTGTTCTTGCAAACGACCAGAGAGCGAAATCCGTGGATGAAGACTCTCTGACCATGCTGTCTCCAGATCACAGCAGCTTCCTTTTTGACCCTTATTCATCTTGTCTACTCTCTCCTGGCTGGGAGTCTCCCATCAGGGAGCCCTCCCCTTCACGTCTACGTTACCCGTCCCCAAGGAGGGAGCTTTCGCCACGTGGTCGCTCCTCTCCCAGATGGGATACCTCTCCACTGAGGCCCGGTTCACCTAGCTTCACACCCATCCAACATCCCTCCCCGGTCTCAATTGAACGACCCATGTCTCCCAGTATAGAGCTTGCTGGAAAGCGGGAATCCTCAGTCAGAGGCAGGCAGAGGGTTGTGTTAAGAGCCGTTTCACCACGCAGAGGTTCACACCAACATAAAGGCAGCGGTGACAAAACCAGACACCAAGCAAAGATGGAGATGGCTCAGCACCAAGGAGCCTTTGAAATGGAAATGGTAAGTAGCACAGCGTGTTCTGCAGCCACTTCAAGTGTAACACAAACAAAGAGCTTTTAAGGACTTATTGTTAATCTGTTCAAGTGTATAGCACAGCAAACTCTGATGAATCTGGGTACATGTAGATGGACCATGTgtggtgtaaaaacaaaaaatattttcatacaCTGTATTTAAGAAATTTTTCAGAAATGTTATATTCTTGTATACTAGTGTATCTAACTTGAACAACATAAGATACCAATCTAGGCACAGTTAAATGGTAACTATGTTTAAAATTTTAGCTTAGCAAACAAGCATGCTAACTCTTGCTAGCAGTTGGCGAGTCGAGTCCATCGCCATTTTTTCTTTtgggacagtttttttttttttttgcattaatttaataattttcAAGTCAGTAAATACTTAGCTTATAAAGCACAACTGTTGACTAGCTAATGTCGTGCTATCATGACCTGGCCTTGTATGGTCGATACTAGTTTTTCAGCAGATTAGACACTTGCTACAGTAAGCGCACCCTGATCATTAGCGTTTGTTACCAATACTGAACACTATTCTCCACTAATGCCCTAGTCACACAGGCTATCCCCCAACTGTTGCTGGACGTTGCTGGCAGTTGCATTTAAGTTGATTACAAAAGTCGGATTCACATAGGCCCAGGGGGCAGCCAGTTACCCAATGGTAATGACCGGTTGCTTCAGAAAACTGTGTACTCTACAAATGGTTGGCGACTGGTTGTTGGCAGTTGCTAGTATGAAATTTATGATGCTACACCACAAACTTTCTTGTGTTTGCTTTTAGCGTTAGCAGGTTGTGCATAATTAGCATGGAAGATGGCAACTTAGGTGCAAAACTCTCAAAATACTTGTCAAGCAGCAGTGAAGCTGCGAACAACGTGGctcaaactgtaaatacaaactTTCGGCACAGCCAccaatcacaaggaggtttttggtgcattACCTTCTTCACGGCCATTTTCACCTAGCGACagccagcaaccactcaccaacgactcaaaaaacccccacatttttccctagcaaccagtgTACATTTCAGCTTGGAATTAGCTATTTGTGTTTCACTAGTTAAaagaaaagcacacatacattttctttttcttgcacTGAAAGAACAAGTAGTAGAATATTCTGTTGGCAGAgaagttttttcttctctgagtgCTTTCATTTTTCAACATTCACATTACTTCATGATTTCTAACTAAGATATTTTCACATGAGAAATTATCTTGGCGATGCTGAAACTGCTGCTAATTCTGCCAATGTGTCGTTCCAGGATCAAAGGAGCAGCTTGGCTTCCAGTCTGCCTGGTGCTGCCAGTTCTCATCATCAGAACATCCTTAGCCACCTCCCTCTTCACTCCCAGCAGCAGGCCCACAGTTTGCTCCCCGTTGTTCCTGTTGGCGGGCTCCAGATATTACACTCCCCGCCTTCCTCCAGCACTGATGTCAGCCCCTCTGTGGCGCCAAGCCCCCAAAGCAGCGAAGGCCAATgttgcagcagcagggagggatCTGTCCTCAGTCCTGAGACAGAAGGAGAGGACATCAGAGGCCACGGCCAGCTGTCCTGCCACGAGGCCGCTCAGGAGAAAAGCCTCGACCCTGAAGTCGGAGACAGCAGACAAGAGGAGAATGTACAGACCTGCTTGAAAGCCATCGCCTCGCTGAAGATTACCACAGAAGACCCTCATTAGAACCGCCATTGTCTGTTTTCTCGGGTTGATCAAAGAAAAGACACCTCCCTGCTACACCTGCAACCTTGTCACCTTCTGCCCTTTAGGCACATGACCTCATCTTTATCCCATTAGAGGCAATATAATAACACTTCCTCTGGTCTTGCACATACCTGAGACATCTTCTTAAGTGGATAATATGAGTGGAGGTCATATCTTTTCAGTGAAGAAGAAGGCCACCGCATCTGATGAGCTCTTCTCTTCAGAGGCTTTTTGGAAAACTTGGACGAGCAGCAGGGTGTTTTGCAAGGTGGAGAATCATTAATGGGTTCAGGTGCAATATGGAAAGATATTCTGCTAATATGCCTTTGTCTGACATAGTAGTTTGCGTACAATTGcacataaattatatttatgaatTCTGTACAAATGTCCTTAACATATACTCCTTCTTAGATACATACAAACAGTGTATTTTACTGTGTGTACTTTGAAAATAGACTGTTGTTTATGTAATCATATCAAGGTGTAATGCAGTAGTGCAGTAAATAAAGACTATTTATAAGGGGAAAAGTATGTGTATTATGAAACAGTCTGACCAAATTTTAAGTAGACGCTTCTTGTGCAGTTTGGTGCTTCTGATCAAGCAGCGAGGGTCTGTGCCTTTATTTTGCgtttcttcatttctttatcaGAGGGAGAACTAGGGAAAGCGGTCGAGGTACTCTTTATTCAGAGTGTTTGCTCAGAGGACAGCTTTTCTTTCTTGCCCCGTCAGTTCTGTTGACAGACGGATGCAGCTTTATTTATGTGAAACAAgcttaaaagaaacaaaaaaaagtttcctaTGTTGCAAATTTTCTTAATGTTGTGGTTTTTATCTTGGTAAAAATGCATGGGATTTGCTATTGCACAACAATAGAGGAGGTAATTATGTAATTATGAATACTGTAAGATGTATTTATATATTAGAACGTAAGCACTTATTGATACTGGTAAATATTTGACTACTATTTATATGGTATATCTGTACTTATGCAGCAGTGATGCAGTTATGCAGTGAGCTACGCTGGCATTGCTTTTGATCTCATGTCGTCtctacagttttttttcatgcttataCAGATGACCATGAGCATTTAATGAGTTTTAAAGATGCACTTTCATCCTTTTACCTTTAATGTTTTAACTGACTCGGTCAGTGGAGGAAATGGGAGAGTAAAACAGTTTGTTCTCTTGTGATTTTTGACACATtccagttgtttttttcttttctcattgtgTAAAACACGTTGCACACGAATCCAAGGGGCTACAATGATCAGTCAATAGTACATTTTCTTGCATTTCAAGTGTAACtggatgaatcaatatcacttacTGTAAGTAATAGTAAGGTAATGATGTTAAAAGCATGACTATTACTGTGCTTCAGCTCACAATGTAAGTAATCATTCACCAAATGCATTACTTCttctctgtatatatatatatgtgtatttttatgATTTAAACTATTTTTGCAGTGttgaattctgaaaactttttatgTGGATTGTTTATATCTCTTTAAGAGGTAAAATGTCTGCAGCTGATGTAATGGCAGAGGTTTAATGAGGCTGATTGCTAACACAGCGTGtctcatctttttaaaaaaatgtactcACATCTTTAAGTGATTATCCGTTTTTGAGatttcaaaatttaaaaacacaacaacacttTGTTCACTCATGTTTAcataaaagatttaaaggtgCACTgctttaattttgtgttttcctttctgAAGGTGTATGTAGCTTTGATTTCATGGTTGTGTAATTTCATTTGTTGTGCAGATAGCTCATAAAATGTGAAGGGAAAGTGAAGCCTTTTATTTGCTTTTGCATACATTATGTATTcagattgtgtttgtgttttttttaatattgtattCATATATACTGAACTGCATTGTGCCTCTCATGTCAATGGAAATCCTGTAAAACACACAGAGGACAAATCATTTTACCTCTAAGCTAAGATTTTTtcgaggggggaaaaaaacaacctcaGTAGCCAATCTGTTGTTTAGCTATTTGCATCAAATCTGGCTAGTCAGGACGGAGTGCCTCTTTTATGCTATGAGGAATTTATTGTTTGGTGCTCTACTTTTTCAGATTAAATtcaaaattgttttaaaagaaTATACTTCTAACCCAAGAATGTGTGTCGCAGCTTATTTCACGGCTTCCGTACCTTTCCTCCTGCATTATTCACCGCTGTTTAAATTAGAGCTCGCACGAGAAGGTTTTCAGATGAAATCGCTCACATTTTATCTTCAGGGTACAGTGAAAAATTGGAGAATCTCCAACCAGTGACATCCTCTGGTGAAAAATTATTACTGCAGTCATAACACGGGagaggaaaaataaatgaacGCTTCCAAAAATAGCTCTCACCTTGTGACTAATATTGAACCACATTCGCACACACTTTGTTGTGTATCAGCAGTATTTGCAGTGCACTTTACCGCATGTGTGAAGCATGTATAAGCGAGGAAATGAGCAAATCACATTTTGTGGCCACTCTTCTCTGGGTCGGGGGAGGAGGTCTGTTCTAATTCTGGCCAATCACAGAGACacatcagggttttttttcccgtCTCCTGCTCAGTCACCAGGCTTGTCAGGCCCATTTGTTAGAATAATTATATGGCTGTTAACAGCAACCTTGCCTAAAATAAAACGAGTGCTGCATTGGTTCAAAGACACCACATAAAATGGCTGCTAGAGATTTTACCAGAAGATTTATTACATTCACACGTTGTTAGCGTGAACACAGGTGCTGCTTGGGGTAAATTCCCGTTAAGATTACAATCAGAGGAGGCCCGTGGGTTGTTTTTAATAGAGGTGTGCTGTGGAGTATCTCTGtactccctctctctgttcagAGTGAGCTGTGCTCCACTGGTTTATTTTGAGGTGGTCTTATCACAGCTGTTGTAGCTGGTGGCAGCCTGTCCAAGCCCCTCGACACTCTTCCTTTTCTCCCTCTGGCCCTTGGTCCTGGTAAGACCCTGTTTGCTCCTTGCACTGCTTCTTCAGggatatttagactttaatagTTTAAAACATTAACTCTTGTGCTTGGGATGGTTTTCAAAACGTCTTCTTTAACGTACTAATGAGTGTCTCTCTGAATTTGATGGATGCAACCTTTGCCAAGTTGCGAGATGCGAGAAGCTCTTGACGGCAGTGAGGCTAGTCTAGTCTGTGAATGCATTTATCAGTATTTATGTTAACACTGTGGCTCACTAAAGCCACAGTGTTACATACACTGTTTTAAAGGTAACTTAACCTCCTAGAAATATACTGCGTGCCGACGGGGTTGCTTATGtaacatttgtgtttttattgaatATTAATAGTTGAAAAACACGACTTCACTGCGCACAACCACTGACATCAATAAGAGTggataagaaataaataaataacgtgCCCATATTAAGAAGTTCTTAAAATAGCCTGTGGATCTGGAACAGGTGCCATGTGCTCAGCTTGTGAAAGCACAGGCAGCGTGAAGGCTGCACTAATTTTATGCACATAAACAGGCTCTGGCTGCAAGCCCGTACAACGCAAGACAGTCGCAAGCACTCGATAGGggattatatttattattcacTAATTGGCTTTACTATTAGTTTAAGTGATTATTGTTTTTGTCGTATGGCAGATTTTCCAATGTCTGCCTGTCTTAACAGTAAATATAAGATGGTTTTGAAACCAAGAAAATCTTAGGCCAccattcatttctttatgttttgcgaAAATGGATAAAATGAGTGTgtgatttactgaaacatgTGCGAAGatacacagaaacaaagaaTTAAAAACAACGTTTGTACCCTTGTTCTTCGACAGGAGTTTCTTTAACTAGTCCTCTGGAATTGTTCTCCATCCTCATTGAAGGATGCAAATGGATCAAATGAAGGTCCACatacatctctcaggtcctgtgtcaggtctttgctggacgTTTTCCTATTTCTAAGAAAATGACTCTCCTGGAGATATTTTTGtaggcctgccacttcttttgtcctccacctgTCCAGATTACTCAGAATTTTAAGTAAAAACTACTCGGCATGCTGATATATGATATATGTTTTCAGCTAACAGCTCTTTGTGAATCACCTTATTGGTGTAAAGCTTATTGTcaaattattatattatctttggcttttttttaatagcttCGACATAAGTAATGAGAACAAATTACGTGTTTTTGTGACATGGTGCTAGTAACAAAGGGCCTAAAGATACAACTTAAAATCAATCTGTGCAAAGTTGTTTATTATATGTAAACACAACATTTGTTCACCCCTTGAGTCTTTCTTATACTTAAATGATTCTTGGGTCAGTTTTAAGTTGCTTAACAAACAACCCAATGagtaaaaaagcagccaatgacCAAAGAAGAACTTGGTGGTAGTGTAGAAGTTCGAGTCTATTTTTCTGCCGAGCCTTTACAGCAGGATTACAGAGTTTTTACAGTCTTTTACCAAATAATTATGTGTCtatttacaaaatataataatatctGTTGATGTGTTGGGTCAGCCAATTCACTGAAAGACATTTAGTTACTGTCTCTGTATGAAAATCAGGTGTGAATATTTATCTTACTTCTCCTTTTCTTGATGCTTAACCGTCACACTGTGTTGCTGTACTGGAGAACATGAATGAAAAAGTCATTTATGATGTCATAAAGACCTGTGCTTTTTCTACTATGACAAAAAGTTCTGCAGAGATGAAGGTCTGTGCTGGAAATACTCAAATCTGATTTGAGTTAATCAGATTTCTGATTGATTAATCAGTAAAATTAAGTTTTAAATAGCAAAGCTGGAATAACTACGACCAAAATGGACACCCAGCATGACTTTGCTTTTCTCCATGTTTACCTCTTCACTAAACAGGAAAACATGAGTCTATCCTAAGCCTAATCCTTAGCCTCTTACACATGTACAGATTCCATTACAGAGCCAACCATCTCCCTTTTGGAACTACCTCAGAAAAATGGAGGCTTGTCAGGAGAATAAACCCTCACCCACGGGTCCTGAAGCATCGCCAGCCGAGGATCACCACATTGACCTGACAGAGGACCTGGGCCAACAGCTGGAGGACATCATTAGCACCTACCAGGCTGCCGAGATTCCAGCTGAGCCAGAGGACACGGAGGAGGTCACAGCCGTCAAAGAGGCAGAGACCCGCAAGGACCAGAAAATGGAGAAGAAGATGCTGAAAAATCTAGGTGTTGTGTGGggttttgaaaaaacaaacaacaacaaaaaaaaacagtttaattcattttatctGAGGTGGGTTTGATTCAGCTCAGTCAGCAGAAGTCCAGG
Above is a window of Oreochromis niloticus isolate F11D_XX linkage group LG19, O_niloticus_UMD_NMBU, whole genome shotgun sequence DNA encoding:
- the hivep2b gene encoding transcription factor HIVEP2, whose amino-acid sequence is MESLETTAGVKSSTEGQDRNAAQKKCTSEVAQSRRRPPVELEAKGWHQQLEEAQSKDTCGFKEMSDSGKSLQLEDQHPQAQSTSHPDYEVSSYPLQSTKQFSSGRQKASTQPPAPTSHRKSPSSPEVQQQCSNSGMDPLTETVCKVEQKPQKPGKYVCDYCGRACAKPSVLKKHIRSHTGERPYPCVPCGFSFKTKSNLYKHRKSHAHSVKAGTVPFSELGSYNANTDQGSFEGEGELFSDAEQSTDTDEDTLNDPLLLLDSPMEGSDNTAVKVLNLIAQKKGATSMSAQDGSSQPQEINAPSAAAEASRAIQSCTIKQRLALRLSEKRSSDSDHNLSLPSQSSKGSTDSGYFSRSESAEHQTGPPNTNAKSYQEIMFGKCYRPSPKQATAFAACSTDTSEYTGKRSEKGVSRVFTQEKDTVESIKINTKSFTREEVKEPLLDAGSDVGPLIRSNSMPTSSAVCLTMPQALRGSHSFDERTSTGGMRRLRRQAAFELSAQDGHTDTDSHGKISESGISPSGLEMENYPSVVPSMSHQRHAMELATRKRRKEKREEEDLSGQYEGHHEPCEEMFDSSKDYDVKQGALGIMALRKGHSQMDRCDMDISVCPEVSARKNLGNVISVIQHTNSINRPYSEHSESYKYQAMEASESYEMERSDSRLRQSVQLGPKLVRQSNIQVPEIRVTVEPDSPEKAPEVQVKEPEKHVEEFQWPQRSETLAQFPPEKLPPKKKRLRLADIEHSSGESSFESACTSLSRSPSQDSNLSYSSTLSFDREESLKSVSPARQDEFGKPLELLAVPGSGHSLSVLNQRQQHEMRRSSSEQAPCNLRKEFPEVRSISFDYGSLSPTSRVRHVDINSVKERRRGNLVRQESLNMDSEVTQVPSQVFPQYLSSISPSFTAATILPQTLPIFSAGSTFPQLAHPSLMVPVRIQTHVPSYGSITYTSVSQIFENQYDSVSSATSTLQSQSSRISGNLDSHNVSAHTKPPTTHTLNVEALDLSSAKLKTGIPLSLTSRTISTTNASSGGANKRMLSPASSLDLFMEVKQQKRVKEERMFGQIVEELSAVELGKCNLSEEKGHRSGMQGAPTPHAQNDSRRSKFITLQQKEAEATDHGAESVMESSSMDASSPPYAMISVSEVKEAGTEKRVQMDIVAQLVTSQDILMSDSEHSGLLSQFPSLRTTTGVSWCYLNYTTPSCSHSTAPFSSVYATWRVSSHNPNPLEVSTSAALALLQSRQRGDKVIYTMAAMCQPGTGKLVSSLILWRQTMEQLQRKPEPKEVDVTYGKKVKDISCRVKTAKEEWKEREAATTQTVPTRIKIFEGGYKSNEDYVYVRGRGRGKYICEECGIRCKKPSMLKKHIRTHTDVRPYICRVCNFAFKTKGNLTKHMKSKAHMKKCLELGVSVTMDETEIQEHVDDMQQKSKTEVAATTKHQFSDAEDSDGMDEEADEIDEDDDEDDEYEGDSTPKLHSRSTSPQPCGVTSLSVTATAAIHGCSLASLPGVDVNQQPSGRRTSLDHRPVLANDQRAKSVDEDSLTMLSPDHSSFLFDPYSSCLLSPGWESPIREPSPSRLRYPSPRRELSPRGRSSPRWDTSPLRPGSPSFTPIQHPSPVSIERPMSPSIELAGKRESSVRGRQRVVLRAVSPRRGSHQHKGSGDKTRHQAKMEMAQHQGAFEMEMDQRSSLASSLPGAASSHHQNILSHLPLHSQQQAHSLLPVVPVGGLQILHSPPSSSTDVSPSVAPSPQSSEGQCCSSREGSVLSPETEGEDIRGHGQLSCHEAAQEKSLDPEVGDSRQEENVQTCLKAIASLKITTEDPH